The following are encoded in a window of Citrobacter freundii genomic DNA:
- a CDS encoding isochorismatase family protein, protein MSSPANFNGSRPVIDVDDAVMLLIDHQSGLFQTVGDMPMPELRARAAALAKIATLAKMPVITTASVPQGPNGPLIPEIHANAPHAQYVARKGEINAWDNEDFVKAVKATGRKTLIIAGTITSVCMAFPAISAVAEGYKVFAVIDASGTYSKMAQEITLARVVQAGVVPMDTAAVASEIQRTWNREDAAEWAEVYTKIFPAYQLLIESYSKAQEVVTNGEKLDSQR, encoded by the coding sequence ATGTCCAGTCCTGCAAATTTTAATGGTTCACGCCCGGTTATCGACGTAGATGATGCCGTGATGCTGCTTATCGATCACCAGAGCGGTCTTTTTCAGACCGTCGGTGATATGCCAATGCCCGAACTGCGTGCCCGTGCCGCTGCGCTGGCAAAAATAGCCACCCTGGCGAAGATGCCGGTGATCACCACCGCCTCCGTTCCACAGGGACCCAACGGCCCGTTGATTCCGGAAATCCACGCCAATGCGCCCCATGCTCAGTACGTGGCGCGCAAAGGCGAGATCAACGCCTGGGATAACGAAGACTTTGTTAAAGCCGTCAAAGCAACGGGTCGTAAAACGCTGATTATCGCCGGTACCATTACCAGCGTTTGCATGGCTTTCCCGGCCATCAGCGCGGTAGCGGAAGGGTATAAAGTGTTTGCCGTCATTGACGCTTCCGGCACTTACAGCAAGATGGCGCAGGAAATCACGTTGGCGCGAGTGGTACAGGCAGGCGTGGTGCCAATGGATACCGCAGCCGTTGCGTCTGAAATACAGCGGACCTGGAACCGGGAAGATGCCGCTGAATGGGCGGAAGTGTATACCAAAATCTTCCCAGCCTATCAGCTGCTGATCGAAAGCTACAGCAAGGCTCAGGAAGTCGTCACCAACGGTGAAAAACTGGACTCTCAGCGCTAA
- the rlmC gene encoding 23S rRNA (uracil(747)-C(5))-methyltransferase RlmC has protein sequence MQCALYDADRCRSCQWITQPVGDQLRAKMADLQTLLADYSVREWCAPVVGPESAFRNKAKMVVSGSVEKPLLGMLHRDGTPEDLCDCPLYPASFAPVFAALKPFIARAGLTPYNVARKRGELKYVLLTESQFDGGMMLRFVLRSEAKLSQLRAALPWLQAQLPQLKVITVNIQPVHMAIMEGETEIFLTEQQALAERFNDVPLWIRPQSFFQTNPVVAERLYATARDWVRQLSVNHMWDLFCGVGGFGLHCATPQMKLTGIEIAPEAIACAKQSAQTLGLQNLHFQALDSTQFATTQEDVPDLVLVNPPRRGIGKPLCDYLSNMAPPFIIYSSCNAQSMAKDIGELPGYRIERVQLFDMFPHTAHYEVLTLLSRQ, from the coding sequence AACTCCGTGCAAAAATGGCCGATCTCCAGACTCTTCTTGCCGACTACTCGGTCAGGGAGTGGTGCGCGCCCGTCGTTGGCCCGGAGAGCGCTTTTCGTAATAAAGCCAAAATGGTGGTGAGCGGTAGCGTGGAAAAACCGCTGTTGGGCATGCTGCATCGTGACGGTACACCTGAAGATTTGTGCGACTGTCCGCTTTATCCTGCCTCATTTGCGCCGGTATTTGCCGCACTAAAACCCTTTATCGCCCGTGCCGGGTTGACGCCTTACAACGTAGCGCGTAAGCGGGGCGAACTGAAATATGTGCTGTTAACGGAAAGCCAGTTTGACGGCGGTATGATGCTGCGTTTTGTCTTACGCTCAGAGGCTAAGCTGAGCCAACTGCGCGCGGCGTTGCCGTGGCTGCAGGCGCAGTTACCGCAGTTAAAGGTGATAACGGTCAATATCCAGCCGGTGCATATGGCGATTATGGAAGGGGAGACAGAAATCTTCCTGACGGAGCAGCAGGCGCTGGCTGAACGTTTTAATGATGTACCGCTGTGGATCCGCCCGCAGAGTTTCTTTCAAACCAACCCGGTAGTGGCTGAGCGTTTGTATGCCACGGCTCGCGATTGGGTGCGTCAGCTTTCGGTCAACCATATGTGGGATCTGTTTTGTGGTGTTGGCGGTTTTGGCCTGCATTGCGCTACGCCGCAGATGAAACTGACGGGTATCGAGATCGCACCAGAGGCGATCGCCTGTGCGAAACAATCTGCGCAGACGTTGGGGTTACAGAATCTGCACTTTCAAGCGCTCGATTCGACTCAATTCGCGACGACACAGGAAGACGTTCCGGATCTGGTGCTGGTGAATCCGCCGCGTCGGGGCATTGGTAAACCCCTGTGTGATTATCTTTCCAACATGGCACCGCCGTTTATCATCTACTCCAGCTGTAATGCGCAAAGCATGGCGAAGGATATTGGCGAGCTGCCAGGCTATCGCATAGAACGGGTTCAACTTTTCGATATGTTCCCGCACACCGCGCACTATGAAGTATTGACGCTGCTCAGCCGACAATAG